In Saccharicrinis fermentans DSM 9555 = JCM 21142, a genomic segment contains:
- the lepB gene encoding signal peptidase I, producing MPKKSVVTWIRFSIAALVYFLWVIWVGNYWLLLGLPIIFDIYISKKVPWSFWKRTKDGKKPSAFVEWADALIFALVAVYFINLFLFQNYKIPTSSLEKSLLVGDHLFVSKVSYGPRIPNTPLSFPLLQNTIPILNTKSYVEWPQWDYHRLKGLGKVENNDIVVFNFPTQDTVPVKYVNPDYYVESRRKGWEVAYRDKSVMAGFENASQWEINNRLRELGKQQILLNPHYYGEVIYRPVDRRDNYVKRCIAIAGDTLEFRHNQVYINGKKAVNPPGLQHWYNIMTDGTKLNSRFLDKLEISAEDASNMGMGPYYRLPLTEEKAEKMKTYPFIRQMAMDEEKVDSTQAPSVWPYSTDYMWSRDNYGPLYIPKKGDTVKLTMENLVIYDRVITAYEGNKLRVKNGEFFINGEKTDEYTFKMDYYFMIGDNRHQSADSRYWGFVPEDHIVGRPILVWLSLNKDKSWFGGKIRFDRFFKWVVNE from the coding sequence ATGCCAAAAAAATCTGTTGTAACGTGGATTAGATTTTCCATAGCAGCTCTTGTATATTTTTTATGGGTAATCTGGGTAGGTAACTATTGGTTATTGCTTGGTTTACCGATTATATTCGATATTTATATTTCTAAAAAAGTGCCTTGGAGTTTTTGGAAACGAACCAAAGATGGTAAAAAACCAAGTGCTTTTGTGGAGTGGGCAGATGCATTGATCTTTGCTTTGGTGGCTGTGTATTTTATTAATCTCTTTTTGTTTCAAAATTATAAAATACCTACTTCATCTCTTGAAAAATCCTTGTTAGTAGGGGATCATTTGTTTGTGAGTAAGGTGAGCTATGGTCCTCGTATTCCCAATACACCGCTGTCTTTTCCCTTGTTACAAAATACCATTCCTATTTTAAATACTAAATCGTATGTGGAATGGCCACAGTGGGATTATCATCGCCTAAAAGGCTTGGGCAAAGTTGAAAATAATGATATTGTGGTTTTTAATTTCCCTACACAGGATACTGTGCCTGTGAAGTATGTAAACCCAGACTATTATGTGGAGTCGCGCAGAAAGGGATGGGAAGTGGCCTATCGTGATAAGAGTGTGATGGCAGGGTTTGAGAATGCCAGTCAATGGGAAATCAATAATAGATTACGTGAGTTGGGAAAACAACAAATACTGTTAAACCCGCATTACTATGGCGAGGTGATATACAGACCTGTCGATAGACGAGATAATTATGTGAAGAGATGTATTGCCATTGCCGGGGATACACTGGAGTTTCGTCATAATCAGGTTTATATTAATGGCAAAAAAGCTGTGAATCCTCCAGGATTACAGCATTGGTATAACATCATGACTGATGGTACAAAACTCAATAGTAGGTTTTTAGATAAGCTTGAAATATCTGCTGAGGATGCGAGTAATATGGGTATGGGACCTTATTATCGTTTGCCTTTGACGGAGGAAAAAGCTGAAAAAATGAAGACTTACCCTTTTATTCGACAAATGGCCATGGATGAAGAAAAAGTGGATTCTACACAGGCACCCAGCGTTTGGCCTTATAGTACAGACTATATGTGGAGTCGTGATAATTATGGTCCCTTATATATTCCTAAAAAAGGAGATACCGTAAAACTGACCATGGAAAATCTGGTAATCTATGATCGTGTGATCACAGCTTATGAAGGAAATAAATTGAGGGTTAAAAATGGTGAGTTCTTTATTAATGGTGAAAAAACGGATGAGTATACCTTTAAAATGGATTACTATTTTATGATAGGTGATAATCGCCATCAGTCCGCTGACTCCAGGTATTGGGGCTTCGTTCCCGAGGATCATATCGTTGGACGTCCCATATTGGTGTGGTTATCCTTGAACAAGGATAAGTCGTGGTTTGGTGGTAAAATAAGGTTCGACCGCTTTTTTAAATGGGTGGTGAACGAATAA
- the dapB gene encoding 4-hydroxy-tetrahydrodipicolinate reductase, with the protein MNIALIGYGKMGKEIEKIAQERGHNITARIDMQSGDAFDGEGFAAADVAIEFTMPAAAYGNYMECFKRNKPVVSGTTGWLNKLNDIKEQCENKGQTFFYASNFSVGVNVFFEINKKLAQLMNGVSGYEVSMEETHHIHKKDSPSGTAITLAEGIIDQLDGKTGWTEDQFPKDNEIQIEAFRREEVPGIHTVIYDSEVDEIIIHHSAKSRKGFALGAVLAAEFTAKNKGFLGMGDMLKF; encoded by the coding sequence AATAGGTTATGGTAAAATGGGCAAGGAAATAGAAAAGATTGCTCAGGAAAGAGGTCATAACATTACAGCCAGGATAGATATGCAGAGCGGAGATGCCTTCGATGGGGAAGGATTTGCTGCTGCCGATGTAGCCATTGAGTTTACCATGCCCGCAGCGGCTTATGGTAATTATATGGAGTGTTTTAAACGAAATAAACCGGTTGTGTCTGGTACCACCGGTTGGCTTAATAAGTTAAACGACATAAAGGAACAATGTGAAAATAAGGGACAAACTTTTTTTTATGCTTCTAACTTCAGTGTAGGGGTGAATGTCTTTTTTGAGATCAATAAGAAATTAGCGCAATTGATGAATGGTGTGTCAGGCTATGAAGTATCTATGGAAGAAACACATCATATTCATAAAAAGGATAGTCCCAGTGGAACTGCTATCACCCTCGCCGAAGGTATTATTGATCAATTGGATGGTAAAACAGGTTGGACTGAAGATCAATTTCCAAAAGATAATGAAATTCAAATTGAAGCCTTTCGTAGAGAGGAAGTGCCTGGTATTCATACTGTTATTTATGATTCTGAAGTGGATGAAATTATTATTCACCATAGCGCTAAGTCACGCAAAGGATTTGCTTTGGGCGCTGTACTCGCTGCTGAATTCACAGCAAAGAATAAAGGATTCCTGGGGATGGGTGATATGCTTAAATTTTAA